Part of the Aquimarina sp. MAR_2010_214 genome is shown below.
TACTTGTTAAAAGCGCGATAGAATTAGTTTAATTTTACCGCGCTTTTTCGTTTTATATATAAATTATTAGTTTTTTAATTCGATACACTATTAATTTACCTCTTTGCTGTTAACTCAGCAATTTTTACGATTACTTCTACAGCTTTAATCATACTCTCTACAGGAACATATTCGTATCGTCCATGAAAATTATGTCCACCTGCAAAAATATTTGGACAAGGCAGTCCCATATAACTTAATTGCGATCCATCGGTTCCACCTCGTATGGGTTTTATAAGCGGAGTAATATCAAGAGATTTCATAGCCTCTTCAGCAATGTCTACAATATGCATTACGGGCTCTACTTTTTCTCGCATATTAAAATACTGATCTTTGATTTCGATATTCACAACCTCTTTGGCATGTTGAGAGTTAATCTCATTTGCCAGATTTTTCATTACTTTTTTCCTAGCTTCAAAATGTTCTTTGTCATGATCTCTGATGATATACTGTAATTGAGTTTCTTCTACATTACCTTTTATATCATGTAAGTGAAAAAAACCTTCTCGACCACTGGTATGTTCAGGAGTCTCCATCCTGGGTAACGAATTGATAAAATCCTGTGCGATGTACATGCTATTAATCATTTTTCCTTTTGCATACCCAGGATGTACAATTTTTCCTTTTATTGTTACCACAGCACCAGCAGCATTAAAATTCTCATATTCAAGCTCACCAATTTGGCTACCATCCATAGTATAGGCCCAATCTGCACCAAATTTTGAAACATCAAATTTATGAGCTCCACGACCAATTTCTTCATCAGGAGTAAATCCTATGCGAATTTCCCCATGCTTAATCTCAGGATGTTGAATAAGATATTCCATAGCAGTTATTATTTCTGTAATCCCCGCCTTATCATCAGCTCCTAACAGTGTTGTTCCATCTGTAGTAATAAGTGTTTGTCCTTTATATTGTTTTAAATCTTCAAAATAATCAGGAGAGAGCACAATGTCTTCTGATGCGTTTAATGTAATATCTTTACCATCATAATTTTCTACAATCTGTGGGTTCACATTTGCACCTGTAAAATCAGGACTAGTGTCGATGTGTGATATAAAGCCAATAGTTGGTGCTTTCTGATCAATATTAGAAGGCAACGTAGCCATTATATAGGCATGCTTATCTATACTTACGTCTTCTAAACCAATGGTTTTTAGATCTTCGACTAGTTTATTAGCAAGATCCCACTGTTTCTCAGTACTGGGAGTCGTATTACTTTCGGGGTCACTTTCGGTATCAATAGTTACGTAACTTATAAATCTATCTATAATATGCTGTTTTGAAATCATGGCTGCTATTATTTTAATTTCTGAAGAATTCAAAAATACACTTTTATTAGAACCTTGGATAACTTATTTTTGCATAAGCAAAATTATATTTAATGTATAAATTCTTACTACGACCTTTATTGTTCTTATTTGATCCAGAAAATGTGCATCATTTTACCTTTAGAATGATTCGATTTTTTTCAAAAATTCCATTAATACCATCAATTTTCAGAAGCTTATATAAGGTTAATGATCCAAAATTGGAACGAGAGGTTTTTGGATTAAAATTTGATAACCCTGTAGGATTAGCTGCTGGGTTTGACAAGAATGCAGTTTTGTATAATGAATTAGCTAATTTTGGATTTGGGTTTATTGAAATAGGAACGGTGACTCCCAAAGGTCAGAAAGGTAATCCTAAAAAAAGGTTGTTTAGACTTAAAGAAGATCAGGGGATTATCAATAGAATGGGATTTAATAATGAGGGACTGGAGGCTGTTATACATCAGCTTAAAAAAAATAAAGGTAAACTTATTATAGGTGGAAATATAGGAAAGAATACAGATACGTTACCAGAGCATTATACCAAAGATTATCTAGAGTGTTTTCACACATTACATCCTTATGTAGATTATTTTGTACTGAATGTAAGTTGCCCAAATGTAGGAAGTCATGCAAAGCTAAATGATAAAGAGTATTTAAATGAATTAATACTTGCTGTACAACAAGAAAATAAAACATTCAAAAAACAAAAACCAATTGTGTTGAAGATCGCACCAGATTTAAATACAAATCAATTGGATGAAATCATAGAATTGGTAGCCGAGACTAATTTGGATGGTGTTATCGCTAGTAATACTTCTGTAAGCAGAGAAGGACTAAAGGCTTCAAAAAATAGATTAGAAACTATTGGTAATGGAGGGTTGAGTGGTCAACCTATAAAAAATAAAAGTACAGAGGTAATTAGATATTTATCAGAAAAAAGTAATAAAGCGTTCCCTATTATTGGGGTAGGAGGAATACATACTGCTGCCGATGCTATAGAAAAATTAGAAGCTGGAGCAAGTCTAGTACAAATATATACAGGCTTTATATATGAAGGACCTAGATTAATCAAGGATATTAATAAAGCGCTATTAAAATAAAGTATAAACCTTCAAGGTTTTTGTAAACCTTGAAGGTTTAAAAATTATGAACTACGAAATTCTCTACACCTTTGTTTTGGCTACATCGGCATTGGCAATCTCACCAGGACCCGATAATATATTTGTACTAATGCAAAGTGTGGTAAATGGCAAAAAGTATGGATTGGCTGTTGTGGCAGGTCTAATGTCTGGGTGTATAATACACACTACATTGGTTGCTTTTGGTGTATCTGCAATTATTAAACAAAGTGAAATTCTCTTTTTTGCTATTAAACTGTTTGGTGCATTATATCTGTTTTTTTTGGCTTATAAAGTGTTTAGAAGTGAAGCTTCAGTAAACTTATCAGAAAGTGGCATGCCCAAAAAAAGTCTTGGACAGCTATTTAAACAAGGGTTTATAATGAATGTTTTAAATCCTAAAGTATCGATATTCTTTTTAGCATTTTTTCCTGGATTTTTGTTTAGTAATACAATGAGTAACGTACTACAGTTTTATATACTCGGATTTCTTTTTATCGTGGTGTCGTTTGTTGTTTTTGGTCTAGTAGCAGTTCTGGCAGGATCTATTGCCGAGTATTTAAAAAAGAGTTCAAAAATAGGAGTCGTTTTAAAATGGCTTCAGATTATTGTCTTTATCGGGATAGGAGTCTTTATTCTTCTTTAAGGGGAATATGTACTGATCAAAAAAACCAAGACATTATGCCTTGGTTTTTATTTAGGTAATGGGTGTTAATGGGGTAAGTTATAATACGCTACTACTTGATAATAACATTTTTATTTATTGAAATACTTCATTACAGCATAGTAATCATTGATATCTACTCCTTCTGTTTTTAGTTTGGATAGAATATCCTGCTGCTCACCGCTTCTATTTGTTGATGCTATGATTACAATTCTTAGTTCATCAAGTTGCCCAGCGGTAACAGAAAATGTAGTGCTGGCATTTCTATTATAGAAATCCATAGAATATTTTTCTAACTCTATAAAGGTCCTGACATCAATCCCTAGTGGAGTTAAATTAGTATTTGGGATTGGGTATAGGCGAGAGCTTCCATTTAATTTTAAGTATCCCAAAATCGCATCATTGTCAATTACTTCTTGTGTAAATTCTGGTATAGATTGATCGTAAAATGTACCTGATACTGCAGAAAGATCATAAGTAAGAGATCGAACGTTTGCATTACCATCCTGTCCATTAGTGCCGTTGCTACCTGCAACACCTTGTTCTCCTTGTGGTCCTATAGCTCCATCTTCGCCGTCTGAGCAACCTAATGCTAATAGAGTAATAAATGCTAAAAATAAGTGCTTTAATTTTTTTGTTTTCATGATGTAAAGTTTTAATTATATATTTAGTTGAGATTCCAAACAGAATTATTTGCTAGACCCAGTGAAGAACCACCAGCTACAGCATATAGTTTTCCATTTAATGATGCGAAAGCATATTTTAATTTCCCGGTTATTGCGCTTCTGTTTGTGGCCAACTCCCAATCAATACCGTTACTTGATTGATAATAATTAGTAAGATTAGAGCCGGATACTATGTTAAGTCTATTGTTTAAGACAGTAAGTGTTGGATTGTATGAGAAGTTTATCGTTGTATTATTTGATAGCTCATTCCATGTAACTCCATCTGTGCTTGTTCGTATAGTTACACTTCGGTTACTCGGATCTCCCTTTTCT
Proteins encoded:
- a CDS encoding collagen-like protein produces the protein MKTKKLKHLFLAFITLLALGCSDGEDGAIGPQGEQGVAGSNGTNGQDGNANVRSLTYDLSAVSGTFYDQSIPEFTQEVIDNDAILGYLKLNGSSRLYPIPNTNLTPLGIDVRTFIELEKYSMDFYNRNASTTFSVTAGQLDELRIVIIASTNRSGEQQDILSKLKTEGVDINDYYAVMKYFNK
- a CDS encoding LysE family translocator, whose amino-acid sequence is MNYEILYTFVLATSALAISPGPDNIFVLMQSVVNGKKYGLAVVAGLMSGCIIHTTLVAFGVSAIIKQSEILFFAIKLFGALYLFFLAYKVFRSEASVNLSESGMPKKSLGQLFKQGFIMNVLNPKVSIFFLAFFPGFLFSNTMSNVLQFYILGFLFIVVSFVVFGLVAVLAGSIAEYLKKSSKIGVVLKWLQIIVFIGIGVFILL
- a CDS encoding quinone-dependent dihydroorotate dehydrogenase, whose amino-acid sequence is MYKFLLRPLLFLFDPENVHHFTFRMIRFFSKIPLIPSIFRSLYKVNDPKLEREVFGLKFDNPVGLAAGFDKNAVLYNELANFGFGFIEIGTVTPKGQKGNPKKRLFRLKEDQGIINRMGFNNEGLEAVIHQLKKNKGKLIIGGNIGKNTDTLPEHYTKDYLECFHTLHPYVDYFVLNVSCPNVGSHAKLNDKEYLNELILAVQQENKTFKKQKPIVLKIAPDLNTNQLDEIIELVAETNLDGVIASNTSVSREGLKASKNRLETIGNGGLSGQPIKNKSTEVIRYLSEKSNKAFPIIGVGGIHTAADAIEKLEAGASLVQIYTGFIYEGPRLIKDINKALLK
- the pepT gene encoding peptidase T — encoded protein: MISKQHIIDRFISYVTIDTESDPESNTTPSTEKQWDLANKLVEDLKTIGLEDVSIDKHAYIMATLPSNIDQKAPTIGFISHIDTSPDFTGANVNPQIVENYDGKDITLNASEDIVLSPDYFEDLKQYKGQTLITTDGTTLLGADDKAGITEIITAMEYLIQHPEIKHGEIRIGFTPDEEIGRGAHKFDVSKFGADWAYTMDGSQIGELEYENFNAAGAVVTIKGKIVHPGYAKGKMINSMYIAQDFINSLPRMETPEHTSGREGFFHLHDIKGNVEETQLQYIIRDHDKEHFEARKKVMKNLANEINSQHAKEVVNIEIKDQYFNMREKVEPVMHIVDIAEEAMKSLDITPLIKPIRGGTDGSQLSYMGLPCPNIFAGGHNFHGRYEYVPVESMIKAVEVIVKIAELTAKR